Genomic segment of Tiliqua scincoides isolate rTilSci1 chromosome 1, rTilSci1.hap2, whole genome shotgun sequence:
aatACTGTCTTTGTTCATTGTATCTGCAGGAGCGTGTATGCCAAGGACAAAcctgtttttttcccttccaaataAGCACTTCCCCTCCCAGTTTTAATGAAGGGTTATATCAGATCTGGGAAACTTAAACTATGCCTGGACTTCTCTGAGTTGTTGCCTGCTCCCAGCTGTGAAGGGTGAAAtgttactcttcccccccccccccccaaaaaaaaagaggccCTTCTTCCAGTGGGAAGAAGTTATCTTCCTGCGTACTCAGGTGTTTGACATCTCCCAGTCCATCGgatgggaggcagggggaggctgtgcctctgCGCGGGGCTGAGAGTGCTGGAGCGCCTCACGGCGGTGGGGCACTTTTGGGaggactctggtggagaggcagagcctcccctccctaGTCCAGGCGGGACACACTGTGGTCGGTGTGGGGGTGTGCCTGTGTGCCCCACATGGCGGTGGTGCcgtgggggaggctctgcctcgcacACGCCGCAGGGCCCCGTCGCCCGTCAGCGGAGGAGTCAGCGCCGGCTCCTGCGAGAGGCCAGGCGAGACTCTGCCTCAGGCAGTGCGAGCCCCGCCCCTCCGGGTCCTGGCGCCGCCCTCTCCGCTGCCTGCGGCCttccggggcggggcggggcggggcgaggGGCGGGGCGGGACTGCGGCCGCTCCCCGGCGGCTGCCTGGCGCGCGACGACGATGGCGCTGGACTCGGCCTGGAAGCGCGTGTCGTGGCTCTACTACCAGTACCTGCTGGTCACCGCGCTCTACATGCTCGAGCCCTGGGAGCGCACCGTCTTCAGTATCCCTTGCCGCGGGGGGAGCCCTCTGGGGCGGGGCTGGGGGGCGGGAGGAAGAGAGGGGCCCtcgggggggcaggagggagcctctgagggggctgggctgggggcgggagggagggagcctctgagggtggaggggtgggggcaggaggaagagaggggccctctggggggcaggagggagcctctgagggggctgggctgggggcgGGAGGAGCCCTCTGGGGTGGGGACTAGGGGAGCAGGAGGGAGCCTCTgagggtggaggggtgggggcaggaggaagagaggggccctctgggggcaggagggagcctctgagggggctgggctggggggcGGGAGGAGCCCTCTGGGGTGGGGACTAGGGGAGCAGGAGGGAGCCTCTgagggtggaggggtgggggcaggaggaagagaggggccctctgggggcaggagggagcctctgagggtggaggggtgggggcaggaggaagagaggagcactctggggggcaggagggagcctctgagggggctgggctgggggcgGGAGGAGCCCTCTGGGGTGGGGactgggggggcaggagggatcTTCTGAGGGTGtagtgctgggctgggctggggggctggaggaagagaggagccctctggggggcaggagggagcccctggggggctgggctggggggcaggaggaagagaggagcCCTTCACACAGGAGGCAGGATGGATCCTCTGAGGGcattgggctgggctggggggcaGGTTGGACCCTCTGAGAGGGGCTTggctgggagggcaggagggagtgctCTCTGGGGCAGGGCAGGGTCGGCATGAGGGGTTAGCATGAGGAGGGATGCCCAGGGTCAGTCTGGGGCGTCCCTTGCatgcttctcccctctcccatcTTCTGTCCCCGCTCGGCACCTTCTGCCACCCTGCtggttccctgcctccccctcctgcccagccAGGGCTGCCCCTGATGGactgggtgggggaagatggaGAGAGGAAGTGCTTGTGTGGGAGAAGGACGTGCTGCTACCTCAGAGACCCCACACTCCACCCAGCCCCACtggccctcttccctccccaccagtCTTCCTCCGTCCTGGGGAACTGGGTCACTGCTGTCAAGGTTGAGGAGTGGGTCAGTATCCCTTTTCCTCAAGCTTAGTGgctagggagggagggaagggcaggagggggctggtAAAGCTGTGATGTAgtgcaggaggaagggagaacctgctggagggggggcaggacaGAGTGTCTggggcagggacatgtggtgggtggggggcaggtgaggcagagcctccctgctggagtcctttgaaaagcaccgccatCATGTGAGATGTGCAAGTTGTGGTGTGAAGTgaggcagctgaggcagagcaTCCTCACCAGAGTCCTCACCGGAGTCTATAAAAGCACCGCTGTCTTGTGGGGTGAGGCAgcgcctccccaccagagtcctttgaagagTGCTGCCACCGCTGTGTGaagtgctcaagcacactcaacccatgtGCTTTGTGCCTGAGTTGAATGTGCTTGAGCATctcacatggcagtggcagcggtgcttttcaaagaaatCTGGTGGGGAGGCGCTGCCTCATCCCACATGGCAGCGGTgatttttgaaggactctggcgtggaggctctgcctcacctgtctcctcGCTCACTGCATATACCTGGTCTGAAGTATCCTTTGCGtggttcccctcccccagtcCTCACCTGGTACCTTCCACCCCACCATCAGCTGCTTCTATGAACCTGCGGGAGAGCGGGCAGCCCCCTGACTGCCTCTCAGGTGGTGACCCCTGCTCTCATCCAACCAGGCTTGCTTCTTCATTTGGCTCTCCTAAGGGGTATCTACCTTGAAAACATAGAGTATAAATTAAACATGCTGGGGTTTGCAAGTTGAACATAATGTGTAAATAACTGTACATGTGCACAGAAACAATTGTGTATATTGCATACAGACTCTTGAATATGTGAATAGGTTATGGGACAGTGTGATTCAGAGTCCAGTTTTGGGAATTTTTAGGGATTTGGGGCCTCTTAGATCATCTGCTTTGGAGTGTTTGAGAAGGAGCTGTGACATGGAATTAATACATACGTCGAAAGTGGGTGTCTTTTTCAGATAATTCAGGATGTTCTCCCCTCCCAGATTTTGTTCTCATCTCCCAGATTTTGTTGAAAGAAGTGATTTTGTTCTTCTGAAAGTTTCCTATCTGCTGAGTTGGGAGTAAATTGGGACGAATTTCCAGCAGTAGACTTGAAGGGGTTTTAAAGCACATGTCatttggctggctggctttttAGAAGGGGAGGCATTTTAAAAGACATATTGaatttagctgccttgggtgcccttcagggaaaaaggtggagtataaataattaataaaccATTGTGAGACTTCATTCAGTGAAGAGGGTGGGGTGAGCCTGCCTGATGAGTTAAGTTGCTGTGGTTTTGTTCTTCTGAGCATTTGTGGTTGGGGATTAGATGCATGCCAGGACAGGAAAATAAGAGTTATGTGATGTGTTGTAGTggagcctgatcttgtctgatcttggcagctaagcagggtcaggcctggttagtacttggatgggagaccgcttgggaataccaggtgctgtaggcttgtaccatagtctttcgagactgaaggttgccaaccaggtgtgGTAATTAGTTGGGGACTTTGTTGACGTGTTGCTACTCGCATGCCAGTATCAAGAAGAAAAATCTGTCCCAAATCCTGATCTGCCTGGTGTTGCTGGTATAATCTCAGTACATAGCAATCTTGTTTTCATGTCGTGAGAAACTGCTGCCAATTATCTAGTTATCTAATTATTATCTATTATCTAATTATCTGCCAATTATCTATCTGTCTGAATTATGTAGTTGACCAGATACAACTAGATTTATCCCGCTTTTCTCCTGAAGGTGCTTTAAGTGATTCACCACAGTATTAATACAATTAAAATCAaactataaaatgcaaaataaatatataaatattaaaaatataaaacactAAAAGACTGCCAGTGGAAGGCAGCATGTAAAGCGTCGTATCTGATAACACAATAAAAGCACCAACAAAACCGACAAGCACCCAAGttagaatcagaaggcttgctggAAAAGAGATGTTTTTAGACCTTGCCAGTAGGCTTCTAAACAGGGAGCTGTTCTTAAACTAGAGATGTTAGCACTGTTATTATTCTGCTTCTGATAGAACATTAGAACATTCTTGTTATGTTGCTTGTTACGCACTGTCAACATGTGATTTTCCTTTACTGACATTCAGATTCCATGTTGGTGTCCATCCTTGGAATGGCACTTTACACTGGCTATGTGTTCATGCCTCAGCATATAATGGCAATATTGCACTATTTTGAACTTGTGCAGTGACGAAGACTATCCTAAGCAATGATCAGTCAGAAGCTGGGGATTGAGCTACTAAGAACTGACCATCTGCAACTAAGGATTTCTACAGATGACAAAACAAGCAAGACACAGTAGTGGCAACTTTGAAGATGAGCTGACTGGTTGCAGGCACACAAGGATGTAACACGCTGAGTGCTGGTGgcatttttctttcagttttaCAAAATTCCTTTGGATAGTAACTTTTGTCTAACATTGTGATTGTTTGTACCTTTGATATCAGTATTTTCTTAACTTTGTGACAGTCTCAGTATTACACTGTGAAGCTTTTCTTAATGTAACCTTGAGTACATTTTAATTGCCTTCTATTTTTAATCAAAATTCCATCTTATTAAATGGGGCTTAAAGTTTTTGTTCTTGTACGGTTGTTTGTTCAACTGGGTATACATTTCTAGTAATACATTTTGTAAGAAAAAAGTGTCTAGATTCATATGGAGATGTGGATATATTCATTGACTCTTTCTTACAAAACCTTGTTTGTAAGACCTAACTCAGGTGTTTCAATTGCTATCTAGACTGTTCAAAAGAATATTTGTGTATTGTTCTGTTTTGCTTTAGCAATGGATGGAAAGCCCTTTGTATTTCATTTGGAAAAATGTGCTTCATTCAACCACTAGTACTGCAGATTTGGAACCACATTGTAAGAAGAAAAGTACTAGGCCCAAGCCTTCTCTGCTCATCAAGGCTTAGTTTATGCATGTCAGTAGCTCTTCTTGGGATTTTGTGACAGCACTTCTAAATGCTGCTGCTAAGAGCCTCTAACCaacttgtgtatgtgtgtttccCAAGGAGTATGTTTTAGTATAGACTGAGTCAAAAGATCGTAGCTTTGGCCGTTGTCTATAGCATACTGTAATCATATCTATATTGTGAATACAGTTGTTGTAACTAGCATTTGAACTTTTTTGAAGAATTGACCAAAATATTAAGTTTAAAGTGGACCTGGGTTAAAACTACAGCAATAAGGGGCTGCCTACTAGACTGAAGTCTTGTTTATGTTTTTATAGCTTTTTTCAGATTTGTATTCTGAAATGTAGAAAGCAATTTTAAGGTGgtctttttccccttcaaaataaAAGCAGACAGCAGAGTTAGTAGCAAATGGTGGTTTCTTAATTTTAGATAAATATATTGGTTAATACTCCCTCTgagtacataaaaacataagaacagccccactggatcaggccataggcccttctagtccagcttcctgtatctcacagcggcccaccaaatgtcccagggagcacagcagataacaagagacctcattctggtgccgtcccttgcatctggcattctgacaaaacccatttctaaaatcaggaggttgcgcatacacatcatggcttgtaccccataatggatttttccttcagaaacttgtcctatccgcttttaaaggcatccaggccagatgctgtcaccaaatccgcggcaaggagttccacagactgaccacacacagagtaaagaaatattttcttttgtctgccctaactctcccaacactcaattttagtggatgtcccctggttctggtgttatgtgagagtgtaaagagcatctccctatccactctgtccatccctgcataattttgtatgtctcaatcatgtccccaatCATGTCAATCATGTCCTCAATCATGTCaatcatgtctcaatcatgtatgtctcaatcatgtctcaatcatgtcaatcatggccttttcagccacactagacgctgtttcagaactacctttcagagcgcgataccatagtctttcgagactgaaggttgccaactaacaatcatgtcccctctcagtctcttttctaggcttaagaggcccaaacgccgtagcctttcctcataaggaaggtgccccagcccagtattcatcttagttgccctcttttgcaccttttccatctccactatgtcctttttgagatgtggcaaccagaactggacacaaaatactcctggtgtggccttaccatcaatttgtacagatatatgttggcaaccttcagtctcgaaagactatggtgtccctctctgaatggtggttctggaacagcgtctagtgtggctgaaatttTGCCCCAAAATTTTGcccactttacacttacttacattgaaacgcctctgccattttgctgcccgtcctaccagtttggagagatccttctggagctcctcacaatcacttctggtcttcaccactcggaaaagtttggtgttgtctgcaaacttagccgtctcactgctcacccctgtctccaggtcatttatgaagaggctgaagagcaccagtcccaggacaaatccttggggcacatcgcttttcacctctctccattgtgaaaattgcccattgacactcactctccgtttcctggtcttcaaccaggtctcaatccaggagaggacctgccctctaattccctgactgtggaactttttcagtagcatttggtgagggaccatgtcgaacgccttctgaaagtccagttatataatgtccacgggttctcccgcatccacatgcctgttgaccttttcaaagaattctataaggttcgtgaggcaagacttacccttacagaagccatgctgattctccctcagcaaggcctgttcgtctatgtgttttgagatcctatctttgatgaggcattccaccatcttacccggtatagatgttagac
This window contains:
- the SPTSSA gene encoding serine palmitoyltransferase small subunit A, which encodes MALDSAWKRVSWLYYQYLLVTALYMLEPWERTVFNSMLVSILGMALYTGYVFMPQHIMAILHYFELVQ